A DNA window from Mycobacterium sp. IDR2000157661 contains the following coding sequences:
- a CDS encoding alkaline shock response membrane anchor protein AmaP, whose protein sequence is MTGVDRLGAFVLGLLLLAIGVGLLAWAVVHFDNATVLTAPGLATAAASDWWPWATAAAGVVLVPLGMRWLLSRGLAEHAGPLTLPGSDRTGRLTVDLGSLASAAADQLNSHPAIRSAKGSAIVDRGAPSIQLKATAFSAETLASAVHAADDVATTATGMLGDAVVVRTRLHVDTKRRAQRRVA, encoded by the coding sequence GTGACCGGTGTCGACCGCCTCGGCGCCTTTGTATTGGGTCTTCTCTTGCTCGCGATCGGCGTCGGATTACTCGCGTGGGCCGTCGTCCACTTCGACAATGCCACCGTCTTGACCGCTCCGGGTCTGGCAACCGCAGCCGCATCGGACTGGTGGCCATGGGCCACGGCCGCCGCCGGCGTGGTGTTGGTGCCACTGGGGATGCGCTGGCTGCTCAGCCGGGGACTCGCCGAACACGCTGGGCCGCTGACGCTGCCCGGAAGCGACCGGACGGGCAGGCTGACCGTCGACCTCGGGTCGCTGGCGAGCGCCGCCGCCGACCAGCTGAACAGCCATCCGGCAATACGCTCGGCGAAAGGCTCGGCGATCGTCGACCGCGGCGCGCCGAGTATCCAGCTGAAGGCAACCGCGTTCTCCGCTGAGACACTGGCTTCGGCGGTTCACGCCGCCGATGACGTCGCGACGACGGCGACCGGCATGCTCGGCGACGCTGTAGTCGTTCGCACTCGACTGCACGTCGACACCAAACGCCGAGCGCAGCGACGCGTCGCCTGA
- a CDS encoding Asp23/Gls24 family envelope stress response protein, whose product MTSAQSETAGAVPSSENTLSSPQGTTTIADTVVSKIAGIAAREVNGVHELGGGGAARMVGQLRERIPGASVNQGQGVSVEVGERQTAVDIDIIAEYGVAITDLASGIRRNVIAALERMTGLEVTEVNITVHDVHLEDERDDDRDAAPARVQ is encoded by the coding sequence ATGACCAGTGCGCAATCGGAGACCGCAGGCGCGGTGCCGTCGAGCGAAAACACATTGAGCAGTCCGCAAGGCACGACCACGATCGCCGACACCGTCGTCTCCAAAATCGCCGGCATCGCCGCGCGTGAAGTCAATGGCGTCCACGAACTCGGCGGTGGTGGAGCCGCCCGCATGGTCGGGCAACTGCGCGAACGCATCCCGGGCGCCAGCGTCAACCAGGGGCAAGGGGTTTCGGTGGAGGTCGGCGAACGGCAGACCGCCGTCGACATCGACATCATCGCCGAGTACGGGGTGGCCATTACTGACCTCGCTAGCGGGATACGCCGCAACGTGATAGCGGCTCTCGAGCGGATGACGGGGCTCGAAGTCACGGAGGTCAACATCACCGTCCACGATGTGCATCTCGAGGACGAGCGTGACGACGACCGGGACGCCGCCCCCGCCCGAGTGCAGTAA
- a CDS encoding Asp23/Gls24 family envelope stress response protein has translation MAEPSGADPGDRGSLVVKDRVAQRIAVRAARDTAGVQQQDATMIKLIGRELPKVTVMIAADRVRAAVDVAVPWPCPLTEVGAAVRDNVADALHRLAGLKVDGVDVTVSKVVSEIETTPARVVQ, from the coding sequence GTGGCTGAGCCATCAGGCGCTGATCCCGGCGACCGTGGATCTCTCGTCGTCAAAGACAGGGTTGCTCAACGCATCGCCGTTCGCGCCGCGCGCGACACCGCGGGCGTGCAGCAGCAGGACGCAACGATGATCAAACTGATCGGACGCGAGCTGCCCAAGGTGACGGTAATGATCGCGGCGGACAGGGTGCGCGCGGCCGTTGACGTCGCGGTGCCTTGGCCGTGCCCGCTCACAGAAGTCGGGGCGGCGGTGCGGGACAACGTCGCCGATGCCCTGCACCGGTTGGCCGGACTGAAGGTCGACGGCGTCGATGTCACCGTGTCGAAGGTGGTCTCGGAAATCGAGACTACGCCCGCCCGGGTAGTGCAATGA
- a CDS encoding DUF1542 domain-containing protein, translating to MEAVLLVLVVLVVVVLGVLVYAAMKASDRRKAASLEDAKADARRVIERLGGQVFNLTGTDDASKQALADASERYTAAGSQIEQAGTAKQALLAKESALEGLYYVRAARLAMGIDPGPELETLAGQRAAGVVTEERRVDFEGREIEASPIPSERTPNYYPGGRVAGRPVPAGWYSEPWWRPALVAGAWGMGSVLLFNSLFAGMHGTGYEQGFAQGSDQGFDQGGDVGADGGGWDGGGDFGGAFGGGDFGGF from the coding sequence ATGGAAGCCGTGCTGCTCGTGCTGGTTGTGCTGGTCGTCGTCGTTCTCGGCGTCCTCGTGTACGCGGCGATGAAGGCCTCGGACCGACGCAAGGCCGCGTCGCTGGAGGACGCGAAGGCCGACGCGCGTCGCGTCATCGAACGCCTCGGCGGACAGGTGTTCAACCTGACCGGCACCGACGACGCGTCCAAGCAGGCGCTGGCCGACGCCTCAGAGCGCTACACCGCCGCCGGATCGCAGATCGAGCAGGCCGGCACCGCCAAGCAGGCGCTGCTGGCGAAGGAAAGCGCACTCGAGGGGCTGTACTACGTGCGCGCCGCGCGTCTCGCGATGGGCATCGACCCCGGCCCTGAGTTGGAGACGCTGGCCGGCCAACGGGCGGCGGGCGTGGTGACCGAGGAGCGCCGCGTCGACTTCGAGGGCCGCGAGATCGAGGCGTCGCCTATCCCGTCGGAGCGCACCCCGAACTACTACCCAGGCGGCCGCGTCGCCGGCAGGCCCGTCCCGGCAGGGTGGTACTCCGAGCCGTGGTGGAGGCCGGCGCTGGTCGCCGGCGCCTGGGGAATGGGTTCGGTGCTGCTGTTCAACTCGTTGTTCGCGGGCATGCACGGCACCGGTTACGAGCAGGGTTTCGCCCAGGGTTCCGACCAGGGCTTCGATCAGGGCGGTGACGTCGGTGCTGACGGCGGCGGCTGGGACGGGGGCGGCGACTTCGGGGGCGCGTTCGGCGGCGGCGACTTCGGCGGATTCTGA
- a CDS encoding DUF6286 domain-containing protein, translating into MTNTDLGQGGDHDRSTTLPAPAPVPVAPAGASYLGALCAIGLIALGVVGIRDGIVAAGWIDGRLWTRMAVDWIDGQTFQSWMVPVGIITALLGVLCVVLALKPRRKRAVALSARSSVYLELSDAARVAAIAARSVPGVVDANARARRRQITVRARTTGADPAEQRTAVSSAVTDALAPLAKPPRVKVRVNTGGRR; encoded by the coding sequence ATGACCAACACCGACCTCGGGCAAGGCGGCGATCACGACCGGTCGACGACGCTACCTGCGCCCGCCCCCGTCCCCGTCGCGCCGGCGGGCGCGTCCTATCTCGGAGCGCTGTGCGCGATAGGCCTGATCGCCCTCGGCGTAGTCGGCATCCGCGACGGCATCGTCGCGGCCGGCTGGATAGACGGCCGGCTGTGGACTCGGATGGCGGTCGACTGGATCGACGGGCAGACTTTCCAGAGCTGGATGGTGCCGGTCGGAATCATCACCGCTCTGCTGGGCGTGTTATGCGTGGTGCTGGCGCTCAAGCCACGCCGTAAGCGCGCGGTGGCGTTGTCCGCACGCTCCAGCGTCTATCTCGAACTCTCCGACGCCGCGCGGGTGGCCGCGATCGCGGCGCGCTCGGTCCCCGGCGTCGTGGACGCCAATGCTCGCGCGCGTCGCCGTCAGATCACCGTCCGCGCCCGCACAACTGGCGCCGATCCCGCCGAGCAGCGTACGGCGGTGAGCAGCGCCGTCACTGACGCGCTCGCGCCACTCGCCAAGCCCCCCAGAGTCAAAGTCCGTGTGAACACCGGAGGACGCCGATGA
- a CDS encoding SpoIIE family protein phosphatase, whose translation MAGDGAASSLSRLRLSTSELVLVVGSLLAVLLVDWLSLATRPTAYLQSAWWPAAGIALGLGIRFPRRYLWVLAPAVAVTTLPAQLWADRPLALAIALSVAVGIEMVIGTVILRGRADELPGLVTLEDLGRFLVAAFASAVAFDVLATVAELAVSGSAEAWTRLVSAAPKHAAGMLLVTPLFMALRKRTPLAGRFETLLQVTITLAVTAFVFLINDILPVSFLLFVPLVWAATRLTTRHLLIQLLVVSAIGSYGSARGTGIFAFDRLGPEAGSVILQVFELTMVTVLVSLSLMVGLERDTAEQLNISEELFRTNFDSSVAGQLMVRHNGTAWQIQMCNASAAQILPSLRDGVTTLDELLGSSAADVLTATTDGLAAANTRLMLTTGGGRTLDVSVAAVADRDGHPVYALHFQDVTEALRVRRLEQADLDRAGEVQRALLPGRLPSTPGWNIGAVSAPAKQVGGDFYDIRLSLPHAVISLGDVMGKGMGAGMLAAATRAALRSNAPETSPSTAVAHAAGVIDSDLHRSSAFVTLTYVLVNLVSGEFRFADAGHGLHFILRGNGGVERFASEDLPMGLESTWHERRGTLHPGDGILLVSDGLMDLWGGSVDDLERAIVECLRSPDCRGAQTVIEALCAGADTSLDRDDVTAVALRRDSDEII comes from the coding sequence GTGGCGGGGGATGGGGCTGCGTCGTCGTTGAGTCGTCTGCGGCTGAGCACATCGGAACTTGTGCTCGTCGTCGGCTCGCTGCTTGCCGTGCTGCTCGTCGACTGGCTGTCGCTGGCGACTCGTCCCACCGCCTACCTGCAGAGTGCGTGGTGGCCGGCCGCCGGGATTGCGCTCGGGCTGGGTATTCGATTCCCCAGGCGCTACCTGTGGGTGTTGGCGCCCGCTGTCGCCGTCACGACCCTGCCCGCCCAGCTCTGGGCCGACCGGCCGCTGGCGTTGGCGATCGCGTTGTCGGTTGCCGTCGGCATCGAGATGGTGATCGGCACGGTCATCCTTCGCGGCCGGGCCGACGAACTACCGGGCTTGGTGACGCTCGAGGACCTCGGACGGTTCCTGGTGGCCGCGTTTGCCTCAGCGGTCGCGTTCGATGTGTTGGCCACCGTCGCGGAGCTGGCGGTCAGCGGTTCCGCCGAGGCGTGGACGCGGCTGGTGTCTGCCGCACCGAAACACGCGGCCGGCATGCTCCTGGTCACCCCGTTGTTCATGGCGCTGCGCAAACGAACGCCGTTGGCCGGCCGGTTCGAGACGCTGCTGCAGGTGACGATAACGCTTGCGGTCACCGCGTTCGTCTTCCTGATCAACGACATCCTTCCCGTGTCGTTCTTGCTGTTCGTGCCTCTCGTCTGGGCGGCGACCCGCCTGACGACTCGACACCTGCTGATCCAACTCCTCGTGGTGTCCGCGATCGGCTCATACGGCAGTGCTCGTGGCACGGGCATTTTCGCGTTCGACCGACTCGGGCCCGAGGCGGGCAGCGTCATCCTGCAGGTTTTCGAGCTGACCATGGTCACCGTCCTGGTCTCGCTGTCGCTGATGGTGGGCCTGGAACGGGACACCGCCGAGCAGCTCAACATCAGCGAGGAACTGTTCCGCACGAACTTCGACTCCTCGGTCGCCGGGCAGTTGATGGTCCGGCACAACGGCACCGCTTGGCAGATTCAGATGTGCAACGCCTCGGCCGCGCAGATCCTGCCGAGCCTGCGCGACGGCGTCACCACACTCGACGAGCTGCTGGGCAGCTCGGCCGCCGATGTTCTGACCGCGACGACGGACGGGCTGGCAGCCGCCAACACCCGGCTGATGCTGACCACCGGTGGTGGTCGCACTCTCGACGTCAGCGTCGCCGCCGTCGCCGACCGCGACGGGCACCCGGTCTATGCACTGCACTTCCAGGACGTCACCGAGGCGCTGCGGGTTCGGCGGCTGGAGCAGGCCGACCTGGACCGCGCCGGCGAGGTGCAGCGAGCCCTGCTGCCCGGACGGCTGCCCTCCACGCCCGGCTGGAACATCGGGGCGGTCTCGGCGCCGGCGAAACAGGTCGGCGGAGACTTCTACGACATCCGGCTGAGTTTGCCGCATGCGGTGATCAGCCTCGGCGACGTCATGGGTAAGGGCATGGGCGCCGGCATGCTGGCCGCTGCGACCCGCGCGGCGTTACGGTCCAACGCGCCGGAGACCAGCCCGTCCACTGCCGTCGCTCACGCGGCCGGCGTCATCGACAGCGATCTGCACCGGTCGAGCGCGTTCGTCACCCTCACCTATGTGCTCGTGAACCTGGTGTCCGGCGAGTTTCGGTTCGCCGACGCCGGACACGGGCTCCATTTCATCCTGCGTGGCAACGGCGGCGTGGAACGGTTCGCGTCCGAAGACCTGCCGATGGGATTGGAGTCCACGTGGCACGAACGGCGCGGAACGCTGCATCCGGGAGACGGGATCCTGCTCGTGAGTGACGGCTTGATGGACCTCTGGGGCGGGTCGGTCGATGACCTCGAGCGCGCGATTGTCGAGTGCTTGCGCAGCCCCGATTGCCGTGGGGCGCAGACCGTTATCGAGGCGCTCTGCGCCGGTGCCGACACGTCGCTGGATCGCGACGACGTGACCGCGGTGGCGCTGCGGCGAGACTCCGACGAAATAATCTGA